The Cellulosimicrobium sp. ES-005 genome segment ATGGCGCGCTGGAAGGCCGCGGGACGTGCGAGCCGCAAGGACGACGACGCGCTGTGGGCCCGGTTCCGCGCCGCGCAGGACACGTTCTTCCAGGCCCGCGACGCGGTGAACTCGGCCACGGACGCGGAGTACGCCGCCAACCTCGAGGTCAAGGAGGCGCTCCTGACCGAGGCGGAGAAGCTCGTCCCGGTCAAGGACCTCGGGGCGGCGAAGGCCGCGCTGCGCGACCTCCAGGAGCGGTGGGAGGAGGCCGGCCGCGTGCCCCGCGGCGACCTGCAGCGCGTCGAGGGTCGCCTGCGCGCCGTCGAGAACGCCGTCCGCGACGCCGAGCAGGCGCAGTGGACGCGGACCAACCCCGAGACGCGTGCGCGCGCCGAGGGTGCCGCGGCGCAGCTGGAGGCGGCGATCGAGGGCCTCGAGGCGGACCTCGCGGCCGCGCAGTCCCGTGGCGACGCCCGCGCGGTCAAGGATCTCGAGACCGCGCTGACCGCGCGCCGCGCCTGGCTCGAGCAGGTCGTGCGCGCGGCGGAGGACTCGCGCGGCTGACGCGCCGTCCTTCTGCTCTCGGTCCGGAGGGGCCGGCACTCGTCCACAGGCGAGCGCCGGCCCCTTCCGCGTGCCCGGGCCGATGGTGCACGGTGTGCGCATGCCTCCCGCCCCTCCCACCGCCGCACCCGCTGCCGGAGCCGCCGCGACCCTGGCGCGCCTCCTCGCGCCCCGCACCACGGATGTGGGGCTCCTGGTCGTCCCGGCCGACGTCGGGGGGCGCGCGGCCTTCCAGGACCTCGTGCGGTCCGGCGCGCTCCGCCGCCTCTGGGGCGAGGTCGGCGCGCCCGCGCGGGTGCCGGACACGCCGACCCTCCGCGCGCTCGCCGTCCGCGACCTCGTCCCGCCGGGGACCGTCCTCGCCGGGAGCGCCGCGGCCTGGGTGCTGTGCGGGTCGACCGCGCCGCGCGTGCTCGACGTCGTGTACCCGCCCGGTCGGCACCGTCCCGCGCCGCTCGCGGGACGCGCTCCGCGCCAGTCCCACGTGCTGCGCGACGACCGCACCCTGGTCGCGGGGGTGCTGGTGACGTCGGTCGTGCGGACCGCCCTGGACGTCGCCACGCGCTGCGAGCCCGCCGAGGCGCTCACGACCCTCCGCCGGCTACGCGACGTGTGCGGGCTGGAGCCGCGGGTCGCGACCCGGTCGCTCGAGCTGCGCCACCGGTGGGCCGGACGGCCGCAGGCACGGCGCACCCTCGCGCTCCTGCTCGCCGGGGAGGAGGACCCGGTCTAGGTTGGTCGGCATGGCCGCAGCCACGACCCCTCCCGTCGAGCTCGACGTCCGCGGCCGGACCGTGCGCGTCACGAGCCCGGACCGCGTCGTCTTCCCTGCCCGCGGGGTGACCAAGCTCGACGTCGTGCAGTACTTCCTCAGCGTCGGGGACGGGATCCTCGGCGCCCTGGTCGACCGTCCGACGACGCTCGAACGCTGGCCCAAGGGCGTGTTCGAGGGTGCACGGATGAGCACGCGCACCGACAACACCGGCGACGCGTTCTACCAGAAGCGCGTCCCCAAGGGCGCGCCGGACTACGTGCGCACCGCCCGCATCGCCTTCCCGAGCGGGCGGACCGCCGACGAGGTGTGCCCGACCGAGCTGGCCGTCGTCGCCTGGGCCGCGAACCTGGGGACCCTGACCTTCCACCCGTGGCCCGTGCGGGGCGAGGACGTCGAGGCCGTGGACCAGCTCCGCATCGACCTCGACCCCCAGCCCGGGACCGACTTCGACGACGCCGTGCGCGTCGCGCCGCACCTGCGCGAGCTGCTCGACGAGCTGGGCCTGCCCGGCTACCCGAAGACGTCCGGCGGCCGCGGCATCCACGTCTTCGTGCCGATCGCGCCCGAGTGGGACTTCGTCGCCGCGCGGCGCGCGACGATCGCGATCGGGCGCGAGCTCGAGCGTCGCCTCCCCGACCAGGTCACCACCAAGTGGTGGAAGGAGGAGCGCGGCGCCAAGATCTTCGTCGACTACAACCAGATGGCGCGCGACCGCACCATCGCCTCGGCGTACTCGATCCGCTCCAACCAGCGCGCGACCGTCTCGGCGCCGCTGCGCTGGGAGGAGCTCGGCGACGTCCACCCGGACGACTTCGACGTGCTGTCGATGCCCGCGCGCTTCGCCGAGGTAGGCGACCTCTTCACGCCGCTGCGCGCCGACCGGGACGACGCGGGGGCGTCGCTCGAGGCAGCGCTCGAGCTGTCCCGGAGGGACGAGGCCGAGCACGGGCTCGGCGACCTCCCCTATCCCCCGGAGTACCCGAAGATGCCGGGCGAGCCCAAGCGCGTCCAACCGAGCAAGGATCGCGACCGGCCCCGCGCCTAGCCCCGAGCGTCCCGACGCCCGGCCGCGGCACGACCCACCCGTCAGTCGACGCCGGGAGCGCCTGGCAGGATGTCGGTGAGGTCGTAGCTGACCGGCTCCTCGAGCTGGTCGTACGTGCACGACGACGGGTCGCGGTCGTCGCGCCAGCGCCGGAACTGGGCCGTGTGCCGGAACCGTGTGCCCTCCATGTGGTCGTACGCGACCTCGAGGACGCGCTCGACGCGCAGCGGCGTGAACGACAGGTCCTTGCCGGAGCTCCACCGCGACACCGCGCCGGGCATCCGCTCGCCCGCGGGGTTCTCCCAGCCGGACCAGGGGTGCGCGTCGGCTTCCGGCGTGCCCGGCTCGACGACGAGCGGCGCGAGCTCGGCGACGAGCGCCGCCCGGCGCGCCGCCGGGAACGACGCGGCGACGCCCACGAACTGGAGCTGGCCGGCGTCGTCGTACAGGCCGAGCAGCAGCGACCCGAGCAGCGGCTTCGCGGGCGTCGACGTCTTGTGCAGCCGGTACCCGGCGAGCACGACGTCCGCCTCGCGCCCGTGCTTGATCTTGAGCATCGCGCGCTTGTTCGGCTGGTACGTCCCGTCGAGCGGCTTGGCGACCACGCCGTCCAGGCCCGCCCCCTCGAACGTGTCGAACCAGTCGCGCGCCACCGCGACGTCGCGGGTCCGCGGGGTGGCGTGCACGTCCGGGCCGTCGAGGCCGAGGGAGTCCAGCACCTCGTGGCGGCGCGCGAGCGGCTGACCCGTCAGGTCGTCGTCGCCGAGGGCCAGCACGTCGAAGACGACGAGCGCGGCCGGCGTCTGTTCGGCGAGGAGGCGCACGCGGGACGCCGCCGGGTGGATGCGCTGCTGCAGCACCTCGAACTCGAGGCGACCGCCGCGCGCGACGACGATCTCGCCGTCGACCACGCAGCGCGCCGGGAGCGCCGCAAGCACCGCCTCGACGACCTCCGGGAAGTAGCGCTCCATCGGTCGCGCGTTGCGGCTGTCGAGCCGTACCTCGTCGCCGTCGCGGTACACGATCGCGCGGAACCCGTCCCACTTCGGCTCGTACACGTACCCGCCCTCGACCGCGTCGGGCTCGGGCACCGCCGGCACGGACTTCGCGAGCATGGGCAGCACGGGAGGCATCACGGGCAGGTCCATGTGCCGATGCTGCCACCGGGCGCGCGGCGCGGCACGACGACGCGGCCGGGGCGCCGCTCCGGGATGCCGCGCTGCGCGGGCGGGCGGCGCCGGGTCAGGCCGGGAGCTGCGTCGCCTCGGCGGCCTTCGTCCCGGTGATGCGGTAGACGTCGAACACGCCGTCGACCTTGCGGACCGCGCTGAGCACCTGCGCGAGGTGCGCCGGCTCGGCCATCTCGAAGACGAAGCGCGACATCGCGACGCGGTCGTTCGAGGTCGACACGGTGGCCGAGAGGATGTTCACGTGGTTGTCGGACAGGACGCGCGTGACGTCGGAGAGCAGGCGCGCCCGGTCGAGCGCCTCGACCTGGATCTGGACCAGGAACATCGCGTTGCTGCCGGTGGTCCACGAGACGTCCACGATGCGCTCCGGCTGGTTGCGCAGCCCGACGACGTTCCCGCAGTCCGCGCGGTGCACGCTCACGCCCTGGCCGCGCGTGATGAACCCGATGATCTCGTCGCCCGGGACGGGGGTGCAGCACTTGGCGAGCTTGACCCAGATGTCGTCGACGCCCTTGACCATGACTCCCGGGTCGCCGGTCCGCACGCGGCGCGCGGTGTGCCCGGGGCGCGCGGTCTCCGCGACGTCCTCGACCGTGCCCTCCTCGCCGCCCATCGCCTGGACCAGCTTGGAGACGACGTTCGCCGCCGACACCTGCCCCTCGCCGATCGCGGCGTACAGCGCCGTGACGTCGGCGAAGCGGAGCTCGTTGGCGAGCGCGACGAGCGACTCGTGCGACAGCAGGCGCTGGATCGGCAGGTTCTGCTTGCGCATCGCCTTGGCGATCGCGTCCTTGCCGTGCTCGACGGCCTCCTCGCGGCGCTCCTTGGAGAACCACTGGCGGATCTTGTTGCGCGCGCGGGGGCTCTTGACGAACGCGAGCCAGTCCCGGCTCGGGCCCGCGTTCTCCGACTTCGAGGTGAGGACGTCGACCGAGTCGCCGTTCTCGAGCGTCGAGTCGAGCGGCACGAGGCGCCCGTTGACGCGCGCGCCCATGGTCCGGTGCCCGACCTCGGTGTGCACCGCGTACGCGAAGTCGACCGGGGTCGAGCCGGCGGGCAGCGCCATGACGTCGCCCTTGGGCGTGAAGACGTAGACCTCGGCGCCGCCGATCTCGAACCGCAGCGAGTCGAGGAACTCCGCGGGGTCCGCCGTCTCGCGCTGCCAGTCGACGAGCTGGCGCAGCCACCGCATGTCGTTCGCGGCGGTGTCGTCCTTCGCGGTCTTCCCGCCCGACTTGGCGGTCTCCTTGTACTTCCAGTGCGCCGCGACGCCGTACTCCGCGCGCCGGTGCATCTCGTGCGTGCGGATCTGGATCTCGACCGGCTTGCCGCCGGGGCCGATGACCGTCGTGTGCAGCGACTGGTACATGTTGAACTTCGGCATCGCGATGTAGTCCTTGAACCGCCCGGGCACGGGGTTCCACCGCGCGTGCAGCGCGCCGAGCGCCGCGTAGCAGTCCCGGACGCTGTCCACGAGGACGCGCGCACCGACGAGGTCGTAGATCTCCGCGAAGTCGTGCCCGCGCACGATCATCTTCTGGTAGATCGAGTAGTAGTGCTTGGGCCGGCCGGTGACCGTCGCCTTGATCTTCGCGCTGCGCAGGTCCGCCGTGACCTGCTCCCGTACGACGGCCAGGTACTCCTCGCGCGCCGGCGCCCGCTCCGCCACGAGGTGCACGATCTCGTCGTAGACCTTGGGGTACAGGGCCTGGAAGGACAGGTCCTCGAGCTCCCACTTGATCGTGTTCATGCCGAGCCGGTGCGCGAGCGGCGCGTAGATCTCGAGCGTCTCGCGCGCCTTGCGGCCCGCCGACGACGACGACACGTACTTCCAGGTGCGCGCGTTGTGCAGGCGGTCGGCGAGCTTGATGACGAGCACGCGGATATCGCGCGCCATGGCGACGACCATCTTGCGCACCGTCTCGGCCTGCGCGGCGTCCCCGTACGTCACCTTGTCGAGCTTGGTCACGCCGTCGACGAGCATGGCGATCTCCTCGCCGTACTCCTCGGTGAGCTGCGCGAGCGAGTAGTCGGTGTCCTCGACCGTGTCGTGCAGCAGCGCGGCGGCGAGCGTCGACCCGTCGAAGCCGAGCTCGGCGAGGATCGTCGCGACGGCGACCGGGTGCGTGATGTACGGGTCGCCGCTCTTGCGCAGCTGACCCCGGTGCGCACGCTCCGCGGTCTCGTAGGCGCGCTCGATGACCGTGAGGTCGGTCCGGGGGTGGTTGGTGCGGACGGCCTGGAGCACGGGCTCGAGCGCGGGGCTGCCCGCGTTCGGTCGGGCACCGAAGCGGACGAGGCGCGACCGCACCCCGCGACCGCCGGAACCGCCCGCGCCGGGAGCGGGCTGCGCGCCCGCCTTCTCCGGGGCGCGCGACGTCCGGGTGTTCTCGCTCATGCGCGCCTCCTTCCGCAGGCCGGCGATCGCCGACACCGTGTCGGCGACCAGCCGAGACGACCGGAGTGGCAATCCTACGACTCGACGTGGACCAGCGTGGCCACGTCGCGGCCCGCGAGCCGCTCCCGACCACCCAGTCCCTCGAGCTCCAGGAGGAACGCGAGGCCGACGACGACGCCTCCCCCGCGCTCGACGAGCTCGGCGCCTGCGGCCGCCGTGCCCCCGGTCGCGAGCACGTCGTCCACCACCAGAACACGCGCACCGGGCGGCAGTGTTCCCGACCGGAGCTCGATCGTCGCGGTGCCGTACTCGAGGTCGTAGGTCACGGCGTCCGTCGGCGGCGGCAGCTTGCCGGCCTTGCGCAGCGGCACGAAGCCGACGCCCAGGTGCGTCGCGAGCGGGGCTCCGATCAGGAAGCCCCGCGCCTCCATGCCCGCGACGAGGTCGATGCCGCCCGCCGCGCGGGCCACGTCCCCGAGCGCCTCGACGACGTGCCCGAAGGCGGCGCCGTCGGCGAGGAGCCCGGTGATGTCGCGGAACGTGATGCCGGGCCCGGGGTAGTCGGGCACGGCGCGGACGAGCTCGAGCACGCGGGAGGCCCGCTGTGCGCCGAGACCGGCGAGGCCGACGGCCCGCAGGCCGTCCACCTCGCCGGTCGGCGTGTGGTGCAGGTCCGTCATCGGGGACGACGGCGACGCGGCTGCGCCTTGTTGCCCAGGTGCTCGCCCGGCTGGAGCTGACGGTGACCCGCCACGCCCGCCGCGGCGAGCACGGCGTCGTCGTCCGACTCCTCGCCCGCGTCCGCGAGCCGCTCGGCGCGCAGCGCCTCGACCTTGCGCGTGTGCGCGGCGATCGCCGGCTCCCGCGTGCGGAGCCAGACCTCGAGCGGCGTCGCGAGGAAGATCGACGACGCGGTGCCCACGGCGATGCCGACGAAGAGCGAGAGCGAGATGTCCCGCAGCGTCCCCGCACCGAGGGCGAAGGCACCGATGAAGAGGATGCCCGCGACCGGGAGCAGCGCGACGACTCCGGTGTTGATCGACCGGACGAGCGTCTGGTTCACACCGAGGTTGGCCCGCTCGGCGTAGGTGCTGCGGGTCTGGTCGAGGATGCCCGCCGTGTTCTCGCGGACCTTGTCGAAGACCACGACCTTGTCGTACAGCGAGTAGCCCAGGATCGTGAGGAACCCGATGATCGTCGACGGCGTGACCTCCCACCCCACCGCGGCGTAGACGCCCGCCGAGATGAGCAGGTCGGCGAGCAGCGCGATGATCGCGGCGAGCGACATGCGCCAGGCGCGGAAGTAGATCGCCATGAAGACCGCGACCAGACCGATGAACACGACGACGCCCCACAGCGCGCGCGACGACACGTCGGCGCCCCAGGTCGGGCCGACGAACGCGCTCGCGACCTCGTTCACGTCGACGCCGTAGGCGTCCGCCAGCGCCTGGCGCACCGCGTTGACCTGGTCCTCGTCGGCGAGCTCGGCGGTCTGGACGCGCAGCGCGCTCTCGCCGACGCTCGACACGCGCGGCTCGGCGTCGGGCGCGACCGAGTGCACGGCGTCGACGGCCGGCTCCTGTGACTTGTCCGTGATGCTCGTGACCGTGAACTCCGAGCCGCCGCGGAAGTCGAGACCCAGGTTGAGCCCCTGGACGGCGATCACGATGACGGACAGCAGGCTGAGGACGCCCACGACGATGAACCAGCGCTTGCGCTGCTGGACGATCGGGTAGGACTTGCGCCCCGTGTAGAGGTCGTTGCCCCACTGCGCGAAGCTACGGGCGGCCATCAGCGGTTCTCCTCGTTCTCACCGTCGATGGCGGACGGCGCGGCGTCCGCCGGCCCGTCCGTTCCACCGGGTGCCGGTTCCTGGGCGGCCGCGCGACGCTCGGCCGCGCGCCGCTCGGCGATCGTCAGTCGTCGTCCGTCCTCGGTGCGCGCCGGCGTCCGCGGGGCGGAGCCGGCGAGGACGAGCTCGTCCTCGCCCTTCGCACCGGTGGGCTCCTGCGCGGCCGTGGGGGTGCGACGGTCGGCGGGCTGACCCGGCCCGACCACCTTCCCCGCGCCCACGTAGCGCGGTCCGCGGGTCTGGAGCCGGTCCGGCGAGAGGCCCGACCACTTGTGCCCGTCCCGGAAGAACGGGACGCGCGCGACGAGCTCCATCACCGGGTGCGTGAACCAGAAGACGACGGCGACGTCGATGATCGTCGTGAGACCGAGTGTGACGGCGAAGCCCTGGACGCCACCCACCGCGAGGAAGTAGAGCACGATCGCGGAGATGAGGTTGACGGCCTTCGCGGCGAGGATCGTGCGGCGGGCACGCCCCCAGCCCTTGGAGACCGCCTGCTGGAGCGTGCGCCCGTCGCGCAGCTCGTCGCGGATACGTTCGAAGTACACGATGAACGAGTCCGCGGTGAAGCCGATCGCGACGATGAGGCCCGCGACGCCCGCCAGGGAGAGCCGGTAGCCGATCCCCCATGACATGAGCGCGATGGTCAGGTAGGTGACCACGCCCGCCACGATGAGCGACGCGATGGTGAGGAACCCGAGCATCCGGTACTGGAAGAGCGAGTAGATGAACACCAGCAGCAGACCGATGACTCCGGCGATGAGGCCCTTCTGGAGCTGCTCGCTGCCGAGCGTCGCCGAGATCTGCTCCTGGCTCTGCACCTCGAACGTCAGCGGGAGGGCGCCGAAGTTGAGCTGGTTGGCGAGCGTCGCGGCCGAGTCGCGCGTGAAGCTGCCGGAGATCTCCGCCTTGCCGTCGGGGATGACGGCCTGGGAGACCGGGGCGGAGATGACGAGCCCGTCGAGGACCATCGCGAACTGGTTCTGCGGGGCCGGCAGCGACGTGAGGCGCGTGGTGACCTCGCGGAACTCCTTGGTGCCCTCGGAGTCGAACTCGAGGTTGACGACCCACTCGTTCGTGACGACGCCGTTCTGCCCGACGCGCAGGCCGGAGTTCGCGTTCGAGATGTCGGTGCCCTCGATCTCGACTGGGCCGAGGATGTACTTGGCCGAGCCGTCGTCGGCGCACGAGACGAACGCGGAGTCGGTCGGGCCGCTGTCGCCGCCGACCTGGTTCTCCGGCAGGGTGCAGTCGAGCGCGTCGAACTCCGCCTGCAGCTCCGGCGTGATCTGCGCCAGGTCGCTGGGGTTCTCCGGGCGGGTCGCCTCCGTGTCGGTCCCGGTCGTCGCGTCGTCGGCGGGGGCGTCCGTCGCCTCGTCCGCCGCGGGATCGGTGGCCTCGTCAGCAGCCGGGTCCGTGGCCTCGTCCGCCGCGGGGTCCGTCGCCTCGTCGGTCGCGGGGTCCGCGGACTCGGTCGCGGGGTCCGCGCTCTCCTCCGTCGCCGCCTCGTCGCCCGTCGCGTCCTCGGCGGGCGTCGCGGTCGGCATGCCGACCGCGAGGACCGGCCGGAACCGCATCTGCGCCGAGGCGCTGACGAGGTCGATCGTCTCCTGGGACGGCTGGCCCGGGATGCCGACGACGATCTTGTCGCGCCCCTGGCTCGTGATCTCCGTCTCGGAGACGCCCTGCGCGTCGATGCGCTGGCGGATGACGTTGATCGCCTGGTTGATCGTCTCGGGGGTGACTGCGGACGCGTCCTCCGTCACGGGCTGCAGGACGATCTGCGTCCCGCCCTCGAGGTCGAGCGCGAGCGCAGGGGCGAAGGAGGCGCCTCCCGGGTTGTCCGCCGAGCGGCCGTCCGTCTTGGTCCCTGCGAAGAGCACGCCGAATAGGACGACGCTCAGGAGCAGGAACAGGACGATCGTCCGGACGGGCCGGGAACGGCGCGTGCTGGAGTTGGCCAACTGTCTGTCTCTTCTCGTGCGGTCGGCCGGGAGGCCGACCAGGTCAGGCGCCGGTCGCTCGGGGCGACCGGCGCACGGTCACTTGCTCTCGGTGCCTTCGTCGCGACGGTCACGGTCCTTGTCCGTGGGCCCGCCGGTCAGGCCGGACAGGTCGTCGGGGACGACGAGGTCGTCGACGTCCTCCTTGGACCCGGACGGCGCGCTGCCGTAGAGCGCGTCGCCGTCGGTCGCCTCGTCGGACGCCGACTCCTCCTCCTCGGGCTCGACCGGCGGGTCGACGAGCTTCGCGATGGCGGCCCGGAGCCACCGGGACTGGTTGCCCGGCGTCGACTCGATCGTGATGACGTCGGCGTCCTCGTCGACGTCGACGATCGTGCCGAACATGCCGGAACCCGTCATCACCTCCTGCCCGGGGGCGAGGTTCGCCCGGAAGTTCTGGGCCTCGCGCTGCTGCTTGCGGGTGCGGCTGGTCATGAGGAACATCGCGCCCGCCGCGAGGGCGAGGATGAGGATGAAGCTGATATCCATGACGGA includes the following:
- a CDS encoding bifunctional (p)ppGpp synthetase/guanosine-3',5'-bis(diphosphate) 3'-pyrophosphohydrolase; protein product: MSENTRTSRAPEKAGAQPAPGAGGSGGRGVRSRLVRFGARPNAGSPALEPVLQAVRTNHPRTDLTVIERAYETAERAHRGQLRKSGDPYITHPVAVATILAELGFDGSTLAAALLHDTVEDTDYSLAQLTEEYGEEIAMLVDGVTKLDKVTYGDAAQAETVRKMVVAMARDIRVLVIKLADRLHNARTWKYVSSSSAGRKARETLEIYAPLAHRLGMNTIKWELEDLSFQALYPKVYDEIVHLVAERAPAREEYLAVVREQVTADLRSAKIKATVTGRPKHYYSIYQKMIVRGHDFAEIYDLVGARVLVDSVRDCYAALGALHARWNPVPGRFKDYIAMPKFNMYQSLHTTVIGPGGKPVEIQIRTHEMHRRAEYGVAAHWKYKETAKSGGKTAKDDTAANDMRWLRQLVDWQRETADPAEFLDSLRFEIGGAEVYVFTPKGDVMALPAGSTPVDFAYAVHTEVGHRTMGARVNGRLVPLDSTLENGDSVDVLTSKSENAGPSRDWLAFVKSPRARNKIRQWFSKERREEAVEHGKDAIAKAMRKQNLPIQRLLSHESLVALANELRFADVTALYAAIGEGQVSAANVVSKLVQAMGGEEGTVEDVAETARPGHTARRVRTGDPGVMVKGVDDIWVKLAKCCTPVPGDEIIGFITRGQGVSVHRADCGNVVGLRNQPERIVDVSWTTGSNAMFLVQIQVEALDRARLLSDVTRVLSDNHVNILSATVSTSNDRVAMSRFVFEMAEPAHLAQVLSAVRKVDGVFDVYRITGTKAAEATQLPA
- the secD gene encoding protein translocase subunit SecD yields the protein MANSSTRRSRPVRTIVLFLLLSVVLFGVLFAGTKTDGRSADNPGGASFAPALALDLEGGTQIVLQPVTEDASAVTPETINQAINVIRQRIDAQGVSETEITSQGRDKIVVGIPGQPSQETIDLVSASAQMRFRPVLAVGMPTATPAEDATGDEAATEESADPATESADPATDEATDPAADEATDPAADEATDPAADEATDAPADDATTGTDTEATRPENPSDLAQITPELQAEFDALDCTLPENQVGGDSGPTDSAFVSCADDGSAKYILGPVEIEGTDISNANSGLRVGQNGVVTNEWVVNLEFDSEGTKEFREVTTRLTSLPAPQNQFAMVLDGLVISAPVSQAVIPDGKAEISGSFTRDSAATLANQLNFGALPLTFEVQSQEQISATLGSEQLQKGLIAGVIGLLLVFIYSLFQYRMLGFLTIASLIVAGVVTYLTIALMSWGIGYRLSLAGVAGLIVAIGFTADSFIVYFERIRDELRDGRTLQQAVSKGWGRARRTILAAKAVNLISAIVLYFLAVGGVQGFAVTLGLTTIIDVAVVFWFTHPVMELVARVPFFRDGHKWSGLSPDRLQTRGPRYVGAGKVVGPGQPADRRTPTAAQEPTGAKGEDELVLAGSAPRTPARTEDGRRLTIAERRAAERRAAAQEPAPGGTDGPADAAPSAIDGENEENR
- the yajC gene encoding preprotein translocase subunit YajC — protein: MDISFILILALAAGAMFLMTSRTRKQQREAQNFRANLAPGQEVMTGSGMFGTIVDVDEDADVITIESTPGNQSRWLRAAIAKLVDPPVEPEEEESASDEATDGDALYGSAPSGSKEDVDDLVVPDDLSGLTGGPTDKDRDRRDEGTESK
- a CDS encoding ATP-dependent DNA ligase, whose translation is MDLPVMPPVLPMLAKSVPAVPEPDAVEGGYVYEPKWDGFRAIVYRDGDEVRLDSRNARPMERYFPEVVEAVLAALPARCVVDGEIVVARGGRLEFEVLQQRIHPAASRVRLLAEQTPAALVVFDVLALGDDDLTGQPLARRHEVLDSLGLDGPDVHATPRTRDVAVARDWFDTFEGAGLDGVVAKPLDGTYQPNKRAMLKIKHGREADVVLAGYRLHKTSTPAKPLLGSLLLGLYDDAGQLQFVGVAASFPAARRAALVAELAPLVVEPGTPEADAHPWSGWENPAGERMPGAVSRWSSGKDLSFTPLRVERVLEVAYDHMEGTRFRHTAQFRRWRDDRDPSSCTYDQLEEPVSYDLTDILPGAPGVD
- a CDS encoding adenine phosphoribosyltransferase, with amino-acid sequence MTDLHHTPTGEVDGLRAVGLAGLGAQRASRVLELVRAVPDYPGPGITFRDITGLLADGAAFGHVVEALGDVARAAGGIDLVAGMEARGFLIGAPLATHLGVGFVPLRKAGKLPPPTDAVTYDLEYGTATIELRSGTLPPGARVLVVDDVLATGGTAAAGAELVERGGGVVVGLAFLLELEGLGGRERLAGRDVATLVHVES
- the ligD gene encoding non-homologous end-joining DNA ligase; the encoded protein is MAAATTPPVELDVRGRTVRVTSPDRVVFPARGVTKLDVVQYFLSVGDGILGALVDRPTTLERWPKGVFEGARMSTRTDNTGDAFYQKRVPKGAPDYVRTARIAFPSGRTADEVCPTELAVVAWAANLGTLTFHPWPVRGEDVEAVDQLRIDLDPQPGTDFDDAVRVAPHLRELLDELGLPGYPKTSGGRGIHVFVPIAPEWDFVAARRATIAIGRELERRLPDQVTTKWWKEERGAKIFVDYNQMARDRTIASAYSIRSNQRATVSAPLRWEELGDVHPDDFDVLSMPARFAEVGDLFTPLRADRDDAGASLEAALELSRRDEAEHGLGDLPYPPEYPKMPGEPKRVQPSKDRDRPRA
- the secF gene encoding protein translocase subunit SecF: MAARSFAQWGNDLYTGRKSYPIVQQRKRWFIVVGVLSLLSVIVIAVQGLNLGLDFRGGSEFTVTSITDKSQEPAVDAVHSVAPDAEPRVSSVGESALRVQTAELADEDQVNAVRQALADAYGVDVNEVASAFVGPTWGADVSSRALWGVVVFIGLVAVFMAIYFRAWRMSLAAIIALLADLLISAGVYAAVGWEVTPSTIIGFLTILGYSLYDKVVVFDKVRENTAGILDQTRSTYAERANLGVNQTLVRSINTGVVALLPVAGILFIGAFALGAGTLRDISLSLFVGIAVGTASSIFLATPLEVWLRTREPAIAAHTRKVEALRAERLADAGEESDDDAVLAAAGVAGHRQLQPGEHLGNKAQPRRRRPR